From Gemmatimonadaceae bacterium:
CATGATGAAAACGGGGCAGCGCTGGGCTGCCCCGTCCCTCACCACCGCTTGACTTTCAACACAGCTACTGAGGGGTTACTCACGTCTCAGCTCCGACCTCCGACCTCTGACTTCCGATCTGACCCGACCCCCCGGAACCTCCGCCCTTCCCCCGCATTCTACCCCCATGGCCCACCCGCCCTTGCTCACGGTGAGCGACCGCGGCCTCTACTGTGAGGCCGCGGATGTGTTTATCGATCCCTGGAAGCCGGTGCCGCGCGCCGTGGTCACGCATGCGCACGGGGACCATCTCACCTGGGGATGCGACGCCTATCTCGTCAGTGACGCCGGCGCTGGCGTGTCGCGCGAGCGGCTGGGCACGTGGGCGCGTGGGCTCGAGTCCATGCCGTACGGCGAGACCCGTACGATCAACGGCGTGCGTTTCTCGCTGCACCCGGCGGGCCACATCCTGGGCTCGGCGCAGGTGCGCGTGGAGTACGGCGGCGAGGTGTGGGTGGTGAGCGGCGACTACAAGACCGATCCCGATCCGACCTGTGCGCCGTGGGAGCCGGTGCGCTGCCACACCTTCATCACCGAAAGCACGTTCGGCCTGCCGATCTATCAGTGGGCCCCGCCGGCGCAGGTGGCCGCGGAGATCAATGCCTGGTGGGCCGGCAATGTGCGTGCGGGGCGCACGTCGGTGCTCTGCGGCTACGCGCTGGGCAAGGCGCAGCGACTGCTCGCCATGCTCGACCCGGCGATCGGCCCCATCCTCACGCATGGCGCGGTGGAGCGGATGACGACGCTGTACCGCGAGGCGGGCGTCACCTTGCCGCCAACGCGCTACGTGGGCGATCTCGCGAAGGGCGAACCGACCGCGGGCGCCATCGTCATCGCGCCACCGAGTGTGATCGGCACGAGCTGGATGCGCCGCTTCGGTGAGTCACGCACAGCCTTCGCCAGCGGCTGGATGCGCGTGCGCGGCGCGCGCCGCCGGCGGGGCGTCGATGCCGGCTTCACCTGCTCCGATCATGTCGACTGGCCGCAACTGCTCGGCGCCATCGAGGCGACCGGCGCCGAGCAGGTGTGGGTGACGCATGGGTTCACGAGCCAGGTGGTGCAGTGGCTCACCGAGCAGGGGCGCGACGCGCACGTGCTCGCGACGCGTTGGGAGGGCGACGCGGCGGCCGACAGCGGGCATGATGCGAGTGCGGAAGCTCCGGCAGACACAGCCGATGAGACGATGGCTTAATGCGCGCCTTCGCCGATCTCTACGACGCCATCGATGCCACAACGGCCACCAATGAAAAGGTGGCGGCACTGGTGGCGTTCTTTGGCACCGCGTCCAACGCCGACGCGGCGTGGGCGGCGGCGTTCCTGCTGGGGCGCCGCCCGAAGCGCCTGGTCAAGGCGCCCGATCTGCGCGCGTGGGCGGCCGAGGCGGCCAACGTGCCGATGTGGCTGTTCGAGGAGAGCTACGCGCAGGCGGGTGATCTGGCGGAGGCCATCACCCTGCTCGTCCCCGAGACCACCGGGGACGACGACGCGCCCTTTGCCTGGTGGGTGGAGGAGCGGCTGCTCCCCTTGGCGCGCATGGCGCCTGATGCGCAGCGGGCCGCGTTGCGTGAGGCATGGTCGCGACTCGGCGGCACCTCGCGCTTTGTCTTCAACAAGCTCATCACCGGCGCCTTTCGCGTGGGCGTCTCGGACGGCCTGGTCGTGCGCGCGCTCGCCCAGGTGAGCGGGGTGCCCGCCGATGCGCTGGCGCATCGCCTGATGGGGCAGTGGGAGCCAAGCGCCGAGTGGTATGCGCGGCTGCTGCAGGCGGAGAGCGACGAGAGCAACTGGAGCCGGCCGTATCCGTTCTACCTCGCGTACCCACTCGAGGCGGCGCCGGAATCGCTCGGCGACGTGCGCGACTGGCAGCTCGAATGGAAGTGGGACGGCATTCGCTGTCAGCTGGTGCGGCGTCGCGGTCAGACCCTGCTGTGGAGTCGCGGTGAGGAGCTGCTCAGCGGGCGTTTTCCCGAGGTGGAGGCGAGCGCGGCGTGGTTGCCCGACGGCACCGTGCTCGACGGTGAACTGCTCGCCTGGCGCGATGGGCAGCCGCTCCCGTTCACCGAGCTGCAGAAGCGCATCAACCGCAAGACGGTGGGGAAGAAGCTGCTCGCCGATGTGCCCTGTCATCTGCTGGTGTACGACTGCCTTGAGGACGGGGGCGCCGATGTGCGCGCCGAGTCGATGGCGGCACGCCGCGCGCGGGCCACGCGACTCGTCGCCGCGTTGCCGACCGGCGCGGCGATAGGGCTGTCACCGGTGGTTCCCGTCGACTCCTGGGGCGACGCCGCCGCCGCGCGGCAGCAGGCGCGCGCGCAGCAGAGCGAGGGGCTGATGCTCAAACGCCTCGCCGCGCCGTATGGCGTGGGGCGCAAGGTGGGCGACTGGTGGAAGTGGAAGGTGAACCCGCTCACGGTGGATGCGGTGTTGGTGTACGCGCAGGCCGGGCACGGGCGGCGCGCAGGGCTCTACACCGACTACACCTTTGCCATCTGGGATGGCGACACCCTCGTGCCGTTCGCGAAGGCGTACAGCGGCCTCACCGACGCGGAGATTCGCGAGGTGGATCGCTTCGTGAAGGCCAACACGCTCGAGAAGTTCGGCCCGGTGCGCACCGTCAAGGCCGAGCTCGTGTTCGAACTCGCCTTTGAAGGCATTCAGCGCAGCACGCGCCACAAGAGCGGATTGGCCGTGCGCTTTCCGCGCATCGCGCGGTGGCGACAGGACAAGCCGGCGCGCGAGGCGGATACCCTCGAGACCGTGCGCGCCCTGCTCGATGCCGGAGCCTCCGCGTGAGCGACGTGACGGCGGCGGCACGACTCGAGCACTGGTTCGGCACGCGCGGCTGGGAACCCTTCGCCTTTCAGCGGGAGGTGTGGGACGCCTATGCGCGCGGCGAGTCGGGGCTGATTCACGCCGCCACCGGCACGGGCAAGACGTACGCCGCCTGGATGGGGCCGGTGCTCGAAGCGATGGCCGAGCAGGCGGCGCCGAGGAAGGCGCGTCGACGCGCCGATGCGGAGGCGTTGCGCGTGTTGTGGATTACGCCGTTGCGGGCGCTGGCCGCCGACACGGAGCAGGCGCTCAAACTCCCGGTCGAAGAGCTGGGGCTGCCGTGGACCGTGGAGTCGCGCACCGGTGACACCTCCCAGGCGCGTCGCGCGCGGCAACGCGAGCGCCTGCCAACGGCGTTGGTCACGACGCCCGAATCGCTGTCGCTGTTGCTCTGTCGACAGGATCACGCTGCGCTCTTTACCAATCTGCGCGCCGTGATCGTAGACGAGTGGCACGAGCTGCTCTCCACCAAGCGTGGCGCGCAGGTGGAGCTCTGTCTGGCCCGGTTGCGTGCACTCTGCCCGGCGCTGCGCACCTGGGGCGTATCGGCGACCCTGGGCAATCTGGATGTCGCCGCCGAGACACTCCTGGGCTACCAGGCTGACGGCACACCGCAACCCGCGCGCCTCGTGCGTGGGGTGGTGCCCAAGACGGTGGAGATCGAAGCGCTGGTCCCGGAGACGATGGACCGGTTTCCATGGGCGGGGCACCTCAACACCAAGCTGCTCCCCGAGGTGATGCGCCGCCTCGAGCAGGCGCAGAGTGCGATTGTGTTCACCAACACGCGCTCGCAGTGCGAGATCTGGTTTCAGAGCATCATCGCGGCCAATCCGTCGTGGTTCGAGTTCACGGCCATTCATCACGGCTCCCTGTCTCGGACGCAGCGCGAGGATGTGGAGGACGGTCTCAAGACCGGGCGCTATCGCATCGTGGTGGCCACCAGCTCACTTGACCTGGGCGTGGACTTCACGCCGGTGGATGTCGTGATGCAGGTAGGGAGCCCCAAGGGCGTCGCGCGACTGCTGCAGCGTGCCGGCCGCTCGGGGCACAACCCCGGGCGCACGTCGCGCATTGTGTGCGTGCCCACGCATGCCTTCGAGCTCATTGAGGTCTCGGCGGCGCGCGATGCGATTGCCGCCAATCGCATTGAGAGTCGCGACCCGCTCGATCGCCCGCTCGACTTGCTCGCGCAGCATCTCGTCACGCTCGCGCTGGGTGGTGGGTTCACGCGCGAGGCGGTGCTGGCGGAACTGCGCACCACGAGGGCGTATCGCCTGCTGACCGAGGCCGAGCTCGACTGGGTCATCGCCTTCATCTCCCATGGGGGGCAGGCGCTTCGCGCCTACCCCGAGTACGCGAAGGTGGCGGAGGAGCGCGGAGTCTATACCGTCACGGATCGGCGGGTGGCGCTGCGGCATGTGCTGAACATCGGCACGATCGTGAGCGATGCGGCGATTGCGGTGAAGTACCTGTCCGGGCGGCGCCTTGGGACGGTGGAGGAATCGTTTGTCTCGCGCCTGACGGCGGGCGACAAGTTCACCTTTGCCGGCCAACCGTTGGAGTTCGTGCGGCTGCGCGACCTGGTGGCGTGGGTGCGGAAGGCCAAGGGGATGAGTGGGGCCATTCCGCGGTGGCAAGGGGCACGCATGCCGCTCTCCACCGAGCTCGCGGCGGCGGTGCGCGATACGCTCGAAGCCGCGCGGCAGGGGCACTACGCCACGCCGGAGCTGCAGGCGGTGAAGCCGGTACTGCAGACGCAAGCCGAGCGGAGTGTGATTCCGCGGCCGGACGAGCTGCTCATTGAGCGGACCGAGACGCGCGACGGACATCATCTCTTCGTGTACCCGTTCGAGGGGCGGCTGGTGCACGAAGGGCTGGCCGCGTTGTGCGCCTACCGCATTGCGCAGCTCGTGCCGATCAGCTTTTCATTCGCGGCGAACGACTACGGTTTCGAGTTGCTGAGCCCCGAGTCCGCACCGCTGGAAGAGGCGCTCGAGGCGGGGCTCCTGGCCACCACGCACCTGCTCCACGACATCACGCAGAGCCTCAACGCGGCCGAGCTCGCGCGACGCCAGTTCCGCGAGATCGCGCGCGTCGCGGGGCTCATCTTTCAAGGCTATCCCGGACAGAACAAAAGCATGAAGCAGGTGCAGGCCTCGAGCAGTTTGCTCTACGATGTGTTCGCGAAGTACGACGAAGGGAACCTGCTGGTGCAGCAGGCGCAGCGCGAAGTCCTCGAGCGGCAACTCGAAGCCAGTCGCCTCGGGCGCGTGCTGGCCCGTCTCTCCACGAGTACCGTGCGGTTGGTAGACGTGGAGCGCCCCACGCCGCTCGCCTTCCCGCTCATGGTCGACATCACCCGCGCCAAGCTGAGTACCGAGAAGCTGGCTGATCGGGTGCGCAAGATGACCGTTGCCGCCGAGAAGCCCACGCGGAGCGGCTCGGCGAGTGTTTTCAAGATTGGTCAGACGGTGGAGCGCCTCATGGGCGCCACCGGGACACGGACATGACGCGCGCCATCGCGGGCGCCCTCGAGCGCACGGTGGCCGGCGAGCGCCTCGTGCTGCTCCCCGAACGCGCGCTGTGGATGCCGTCGCTCGACACCCTGGTGGTGGCCGATGTGCACTGGGGCAAGGCCGCTGCCTTTCGTGCCGCGCATGTGCCGGTCCCGATGGGCACCACGTCGAGTGATCTCGCCCGCCTGTCGAGCGCGCTGAGCGCGACGCAGGCGTCGCATCTGGTCGTGCTCGGCGACCTCTTGCACGCGCGCAGTGGGCGCCACGAGGAGACGTTCCGCACCATCGCCACCTGGCGCGAGCAGCATGCCAATGTCTCGATGACGCTGGTGCGCGGGAATCACGACGCACACGCGGGGGATCCCCCGAGCGCGCTTCGCATTGCGTGCGTGGATGCGCCGTATCGTTTGGGGCCGTTCATCGGCGTACACGAACCCGAACCCTGGCCCGACGGCTATGTGCTGAGCGGCCACCTGCACCCGTGCGTGACGGTACGCGGGCGCGGCAAGCAGAGTGCGCGGCTGCCGGCGTTTGTCTTCGGCGCCTCGGTTGGTGTGCTCCCGGCGTTCTCCAGCTTTACGGGGGGCGGGATGTATGAGCGGGATGCGGGGGATGCGGTCTATGTGGTGGCGGGGGATGAGGTACTCCTGATCTGACATCTGACATCGGTCCCGAGGTCCGACGTGAGTAACCCCCGAGAGCTCAGGCGGAAGAATGTCAGGGGGGAGAGCTCAGGACTGCGGCCGCTGTCCTGAGCTCTCCCCCCTGACGTTCTACGCCCTGAACTCTCAGGGGTTACTCACCTCTCATGTCTGACATCTGACCTCCGAAACGCGCACGCCCAACGTCGCTAGAACGTCAGCGTCACCCCCGACGAGAAAAACGTATCCGTCGTCCGCAGCTGAATGCTGTTCCGAATCGGCGGATCGGAGTTGTAGCGGATCACGTAACCGATCTTGAGCCCCACATTCTTGGAGATCGGGGCGATGACGGCGCTTTCGGTGTTCACGAAATACGACGTGGCCGTATCACCCACCGCCGGGAGGTACTCGGCGGTCTGCTGGACATACGCCGCATCCGTGAACTTGTGGCGGTAGTCGAACGCCGCCCGCGCCGCCGGGAAGGCCCGCGAGACCTTGGCGGTGGAGCCCGGCGTCAGCTGCTGGGAGAAGAACGAACCACCGAGCGAGACGTTCAGCTTGTTGCGCTTCTCATCAACCGCCGCGACGTTGAGCCCGAAGCCCTGCTGAAAGCGGTTCTGCACGCCCTGCAGCAGATTGCGATCGTAGCGCGACGCGACGAACGCGCCCATGCGCTTCACGATCGCGCGCTCGGCGCGCAAGCCACCGTTCCAGAAATTCGTGTTGACCTTGTCGTTCGCTTCGCCGTAGTAGAAGGCGAGGTCCTGCTGGACCTGCCACCCCGCCATCGAGTACTTGAGCTTGTTCGTGATGTTGGTGGTGAGCGCATTGGCGTTCCCACTCGCCTGCGAAAAGCCGAGTGATCCGCTGAAGTCGAACGGCTTCTTCTTTGGCGTCGCCGGCGTGGCCTTGGGGGCCGACGGGCTCGCCGCACTCGTGGCGGATGCCGGCGCTGACGCGGGCTGCGCCACCAACCGGGTCGGCGACAGTCCCGCGACACACCACAGGGAAAGCAGCAGCACACGCGACGTCATCGGGCCAGCCCTACCTCGGAGTCCACTCCTGCGGGGTCAGTGCTTGATGAACGTCCCCTCGCGCAGGTCGCGCATGGCCTGATTGATCTCGGCCTGGGTGTTCATCACGATCGGTCCATACCATGCCACGGGTTCCTTGATCGGCGCGCCGCTCACCAGCAGGAAGCGAATGCCTTCCTCACCGGCGCGCACGACAACTTCGTCCCCGCTGTCGAAGAGCACGAGCGAGCGATTGCCCGTGCGATCGCGCACGAGATCATCGTCGTTCCCGGCCGTTCGCTCGGTCAGGACCCCCATCGGGTCCGACGCGTGCCGGAACGAGCCGCTGCCCTGAAAAATGTAGGCGAAGGTACTGCGGTATGCGTCCACCGGCAGCGCCTTTTTGACGCCCGCCGGGACGAAGACATCGAGGTAACAGGGATCGGCCGCGATGCCGTCCACCGGCCCGCGCTTGCCCCAGAACTCGCCGCAGATCACGCGCACCGTCGTGCCGTCGTCATCGATGATCTCGGCGACGTCCTTCGACCGGACATCCTGATAGCGCGGAGCCGTCATCTTGAGCGAGCTCGGCAGATTCGCCCACAGCTGGAAACCGTGCATTTGCCCCATGTGGTCGCCGTGCGGCATCTCGTGGTGCACGATGCCGCTCCCCGCAGTCATCCACTGCACATCCCCGGCGCCCAGCAGGCCGCGATTACCCAGCGAGTCGGCGTGTTCGACGTTGCCCGCCAGCACGTAGGTGATCGTTTCGATCCCCCGATGCGGATGCCAGGGGAAGCCCGCCTTGTAGTGCGCCGGAATGTCATTCCGGAAATCGTCGAACAGCAGAAACGGGTCGGTCTCGCTGGTATTGCCGAAGCCGAAGGCCCGGTGCAGATGCACGCCGGCGCCTTCCATGGTCGGCTGGGCTGAGACGATACGCTTGACGGGGCGAATGGACATCCGGGGCTCCGAAATTGAGATGACCGATAATCTATCTCAGTGCTGAGCAAATGCAAGGGCGTGGGACAGAGGGTGCCGGCCCTCTCGGTTGTTATCACGGCATGACCTCCCTGCGCCCTCGCTTCGCTCCCATGGCTGACTCCTCGACCGGTGAGATCACGCGGCAACGGTTGTTGCACGCGGCCTTCGATGTCTTTGCGGCCCGTGGGTTCGAGGCAGGGACGGTTCGCGAAATCACCGATCGCGCCGGCGCCAACCTCGCCGCCGTCAGCTACCACTTTCGCGGCAAGGAAGAGCTCTACGTGGCGGTGATCGCGCAGGCGGTGCTGCGTGTGCTCGCGCCGCTCGAGCGCGATGTGGCCCGCGCGCGCACCGCCGAGCAGCGGCAGGAGGCCGGCGCCACGTTGTTGCGCGATCTGCTGTTCGATGACCACGGTGCGTCGGCGGCCATGCAACTGGTGGCGCGTGAGCTGGCCGGCGGCAGCCGCGCGCTGCGGCACGTGCTGCGGCTCGCCATGACCGATGACGGCGTGCTCGGGCGCGCCATCAACCCGTGGCGTCGCGCCGACGATACGGCCACGCTGGGTGAACTCGCGAGCCTGTTGGGTGCCATGACCGCCGTGGCTTGTCTCGCCCCACCGATTCGCGAACCGATGCGCGAAGAGATGGTGGCCGCCGTACAGCGCGATCGGCTCGCGCTCGCGACGCGGTTGGCGAGTCAGCTCGTGCCGACGATGGTGTTCAGCTAATACGGCTCAGCTGACGCCGCTCAGCTGATGCCGCTCAGCTGATAATGGTCAGCTGATGATGATCGGCAACACGCCGTCATCGCGGGAACGCGCGGGCGGTGGGAGTGGTGGCGGC
This genomic window contains:
- a CDS encoding ligase-associated DNA damage response exonuclease; protein product: MAHPPLLTVSDRGLYCEAADVFIDPWKPVPRAVVTHAHGDHLTWGCDAYLVSDAGAGVSRERLGTWARGLESMPYGETRTINGVRFSLHPAGHILGSAQVRVEYGGEVWVVSGDYKTDPDPTCAPWEPVRCHTFITESTFGLPIYQWAPPAQVAAEINAWWAGNVRAGRTSVLCGYALGKAQRLLAMLDPAIGPILTHGAVERMTTLYREAGVTLPPTRYVGDLAKGEPTAGAIVIAPPSVIGTSWMRRFGESRTAFASGWMRVRGARRRRGVDAGFTCSDHVDWPQLLGAIEATGAEQVWVTHGFTSQVVQWLTEQGRDAHVLATRWEGDAAADSGHDASAEAPADTADETMA
- a CDS encoding ATP-dependent DNA ligase — protein: MRAFADLYDAIDATTATNEKVAALVAFFGTASNADAAWAAAFLLGRRPKRLVKAPDLRAWAAEAANVPMWLFEESYAQAGDLAEAITLLVPETTGDDDAPFAWWVEERLLPLARMAPDAQRAALREAWSRLGGTSRFVFNKLITGAFRVGVSDGLVVRALAQVSGVPADALAHRLMGQWEPSAEWYARLLQAESDESNWSRPYPFYLAYPLEAAPESLGDVRDWQLEWKWDGIRCQLVRRRGQTLLWSRGEELLSGRFPEVEASAAWLPDGTVLDGELLAWRDGQPLPFTELQKRINRKTVGKKLLADVPCHLLVYDCLEDGGADVRAESMAARRARATRLVAALPTGAAIGLSPVVPVDSWGDAAAARQQARAQQSEGLMLKRLAAPYGVGRKVGDWWKWKVNPLTVDAVLVYAQAGHGRRAGLYTDYTFAIWDGDTLVPFAKAYSGLTDAEIREVDRFVKANTLEKFGPVRTVKAELVFELAFEGIQRSTRHKSGLAVRFPRIARWRQDKPAREADTLETVRALLDAGASA
- a CDS encoding ligase-associated DNA damage response DEXH box helicase; this encodes MSDVTAAARLEHWFGTRGWEPFAFQREVWDAYARGESGLIHAATGTGKTYAAWMGPVLEAMAEQAAPRKARRRADAEALRVLWITPLRALAADTEQALKLPVEELGLPWTVESRTGDTSQARRARQRERLPTALVTTPESLSLLLCRQDHAALFTNLRAVIVDEWHELLSTKRGAQVELCLARLRALCPALRTWGVSATLGNLDVAAETLLGYQADGTPQPARLVRGVVPKTVEIEALVPETMDRFPWAGHLNTKLLPEVMRRLEQAQSAIVFTNTRSQCEIWFQSIIAANPSWFEFTAIHHGSLSRTQREDVEDGLKTGRYRIVVATSSLDLGVDFTPVDVVMQVGSPKGVARLLQRAGRSGHNPGRTSRIVCVPTHAFELIEVSAARDAIAANRIESRDPLDRPLDLLAQHLVTLALGGGFTREAVLAELRTTRAYRLLTEAELDWVIAFISHGGQALRAYPEYAKVAEERGVYTVTDRRVALRHVLNIGTIVSDAAIAVKYLSGRRLGTVEESFVSRLTAGDKFTFAGQPLEFVRLRDLVAWVRKAKGMSGAIPRWQGARMPLSTELAAAVRDTLEAARQGHYATPELQAVKPVLQTQAERSVIPRPDELLIERTETRDGHHLFVYPFEGRLVHEGLAALCAYRIAQLVPISFSFAANDYGFELLSPESAPLEEALEAGLLATTHLLHDITQSLNAAELARRQFREIARVAGLIFQGYPGQNKSMKQVQASSSLLYDVFAKYDEGNLLVQQAQREVLERQLEASRLGRVLARLSTSTVRLVDVERPTPLAFPLMVDITRAKLSTEKLADRVRKMTVAAEKPTRSGSASVFKIGQTVERLMGATGTRT
- the pdeM gene encoding ligase-associated DNA damage response endonuclease PdeM, with product MTRAIAGALERTVAGERLVLLPERALWMPSLDTLVVADVHWGKAAAFRAAHVPVPMGTTSSDLARLSSALSATQASHLVVLGDLLHARSGRHEETFRTIATWREQHANVSMTLVRGNHDAHAGDPPSALRIACVDAPYRLGPFIGVHEPEPWPDGYVLSGHLHPCVTVRGRGKQSARLPAFVFGASVGVLPAFSSFTGGGMYERDAGDAVYVVAGDEVLLI
- a CDS encoding DUF481 domain-containing protein; its protein translation is MTSRVLLLSLWCVAGLSPTRLVAQPASAPASATSAASPSAPKATPATPKKKPFDFSGSLGFSQASGNANALTTNITNKLKYSMAGWQVQQDLAFYYGEANDKVNTNFWNGGLRAERAIVKRMGAFVASRYDRNLLQGVQNRFQQGFGLNVAAVDEKRNKLNVSLGGSFFSQQLTPGSTAKVSRAFPAARAAFDYRHKFTDAAYVQQTAEYLPAVGDTATSYFVNTESAVIAPISKNVGLKIGYVIRYNSDPPIRNSIQLRTTDTFFSSGVTLTF
- a CDS encoding pirin family protein → MSIRPVKRIVSAQPTMEGAGVHLHRAFGFGNTSETDPFLLFDDFRNDIPAHYKAGFPWHPHRGIETITYVLAGNVEHADSLGNRGLLGAGDVQWMTAGSGIVHHEMPHGDHMGQMHGFQLWANLPSSLKMTAPRYQDVRSKDVAEIIDDDGTTVRVICGEFWGKRGPVDGIAADPCYLDVFVPAGVKKALPVDAYRSTFAYIFQGSGSFRHASDPMGVLTERTAGNDDDLVRDRTGNRSLVLFDSGDEVVVRAGEEGIRFLLVSGAPIKEPVAWYGPIVMNTQAEINQAMRDLREGTFIKH
- a CDS encoding TetR family transcriptional regulator — its product is MADSSTGEITRQRLLHAAFDVFAARGFEAGTVREITDRAGANLAAVSYHFRGKEELYVAVIAQAVLRVLAPLERDVARARTAEQRQEAGATLLRDLLFDDHGASAAMQLVARELAGGSRALRHVLRLAMTDDGVLGRAINPWRRADDTATLGELASLLGAMTAVACLAPPIREPMREEMVAAVQRDRLALATRLASQLVPTMVFS